A window of Streptomyces sp. NBC_01689 genomic DNA:
CGGGCGGACCGGGCGGGACATCGGCCCACCGCACGACCCACACGCCCCACGCGGTCGCGTGTCGCGCGTCGGGTGTCACGCGTCGCGCCACGGAGCGGCCCGCGGTCACGCCAGGAAGCCCCGCAGCAGCGCCGCCGTTCCGGCGCAGTGTTCGCGCATCATCTCCCGCGCCCCGTCCGCGTCCCCGTCGAGCACGGCCCCGACCAGCGCGGCGTGTTGGCGCTGGGAGTGTTCCAGGTTGCGCACCAGGAGCGGGATGCAGTCGAGCAGGTCGTTGACGGACGCCCGGACGGCCGCGTACTGCGCCGTCAGTGACGGGGAACCGGCCAGTTCGGCGAGGGTGAGGTGGAGCATCGTGTCCACCCGGCGGTAGTCGGCCAGCGGCGCGTCCTGGGTGCGGGCCAGCGCCTCGCGCAGCCGGTCCGCCCGGTCGGCGTCGAGCCCGTGGGCCGCGCACAGCCCGGCCGCGCCCACCTCCAGCACCTCCCGGAAGCGCAGCACGTCCTCGATGTCGACCCCGGCGATCCGGCGGCGCAGCTCGTCCTGGCCGGGTGCCGTGTCCCTGGACCGTACGAAGG
This region includes:
- a CDS encoding FadR/GntR family transcriptional regulator, which encodes MTQAGPDRGPGGAGDGLAPVLRPVRAGNGFEEALEQILQVVRLGLVPGGQRLPAERELAERLGISRVTLREVLKVLQDQGLVESRRGRYGGTFVRSRDTAPGQDELRRRIAGVDIEDVLRFREVLEVGAAGLCAAHGLDADRADRLREALARTQDAPLADYRRVDTMLHLTLAELAGSPSLTAQYAAVRASVNDLLDCIPLLVRNLEHSQRQHAALVGAVLDGDADGAREMMREHCAGTAALLRGFLA